From a region of the Vanessa atalanta chromosome 13, ilVanAtal1.2, whole genome shotgun sequence genome:
- the LOC125068361 gene encoding uncharacterized protein LOC125068361 gives MVHAGSEAGFIPNGLLMFKSGAKTGDYHDDMNYENYSKWLTSQLIPNLPPRSVVVVDNASYHNTQYNLAPNSNSKKCDMQAWLTEKGISFDPTMYKPQLYELIKTNKENLKNYNIDRLLAQHNHSVLRLPPYHPDLNPIEMAWAAIKGYVSSKNVAWNVTRVMELVKQKVDAMGSSEWQKLCSKVRSIEDDYCKSDHVVDQLTDQLVIQVGDSDSSSSSDWEVFDDDEPGPSTSTNPSTNPRTSTSFADFEGFTPLSDSD, from the coding sequence ATGGTACATGCAGGGTCTGAAGCCGGTTTTATACCAAatggtttattaatgtttaaatccgGAGCCAAAACGGGCGACTATCACGACgacatgaattatgaaaattattccaaATGGTTAACTTCACAATTAATACCAAACCTACCACCGAGATCCGTCGTGGTAGTAGACAATGCATCCTAccataatacacaatataatttggCCCCAAATTCAAACTCCAAGAAATGCGACATGCAAGCCTGGCTGACTGAAAAAGGAATTTCGTTTGATCCAACAATGTACAAGCCACAGTTGTACGAactaataaaaacgaacaaagaaaatttaaaaaattataatatcgatagatTATTAGCACAACACAATCATAGTGTCCTTCGCTTGCCGCCCTATCATCCGGATCTGAACCCCATTGAAATGGCGTGGGCCGCAATCAAAGGTTACGTTAGCAGCAAAAATGTAGCGTGGAACGTCACACGCGTTATGGAACTGGTGAAACAGAAGGTAGATGCTATGGGATCAAGTGAATGGCAAAAGTTATGTTCAAAAGTAAGGTCTATTGAAGACGACTATTGCAAAAGCGACCATGTAGTGGACCAGTTGACAGACCAACTTGTTATTCAAGTGGGAGATTCAGATAGCAGCAGTAGTAGCGATTGGGAAGTCTTTGATGATGACGAACCCGGTCCGAGCACCAGTACCAACCCCAGTACCAATCCAAGAACTTCGACTTCATTTGCTGATTTTGAGGGTTTCACACCGTTGAGTgatagtgattaa